The following proteins are encoded in a genomic region of Sulfurovum indicum:
- a CDS encoding TonB-dependent receptor — MKPSIFTRTCITLSILTASTLYAEEIALDPIVIGADFRSEKLSQTATSVSVIGEEKLYDKVTEPFAEVVGTTPNVNFSAGASRAKYIQIRGMGERGQFETPVNPSVGLIIDGIDFSNVPLSASLFDVKQIEVLRGPQGTTFGANALAGVINVETNEPTNEAGGHLETTIGNYNTRAFGIALNTPIVEDKLLSRFSIYSNKSDGYITNTYLNRDDTNNIDELTAKGKLRWIVSGNHTIDLTYMHTDINNGYDAFNRFNTRTSEADQPGKDTQKTDAVALESTYQIKRTYHMVTSLSYSSSDLEYSYDEDWTDGWNYGGWDSTDQYLRTKKQFDVDLRLVSDEDGKLFNGSTAWTIGAYYREYSSDLVRNYTWLTVPFKSYYDAESVAVYGQLDIEVAPKWMLVTGLRLEQWKTDYSDSESVIFNDTENLVGGKIGLEYHESETDLYYLTFSRGYKPGGFNPVTDSSGLPKRYDTETLWNIDLGVNGTYLQGKLHNRLNLFYGKRTDQQVGTYYSYYNPVTGADRFSDYIFNAQKGTYYGLEESVDYIVNENLLLFASLGLLHAEFDEFYNPVDGTVKDGRAPAQSPKYQYSIGLDYMFLDNWRFKTSVDGRGSYYFSNGHDEKSDPYALWNASIEYMYGNWSAILWGRNLTDTDYQTRGYYFDNGFPEGESLYTQQGDPLTFGFTLSYDF; from the coding sequence ATGAAACCATCAATTTTTACCCGCACATGTATCACACTCTCTATCTTGACTGCCAGCACGCTTTATGCAGAAGAGATTGCTCTTGATCCGATTGTTATCGGGGCAGATTTCAGAAGTGAAAAGCTTTCACAGACAGCGACAAGTGTAAGCGTGATCGGCGAAGAGAAACTCTATGACAAGGTCACCGAGCCTTTTGCTGAAGTTGTAGGAACTACACCGAATGTCAACTTTTCTGCCGGTGCTTCCAGAGCAAAGTATATCCAGATAAGAGGTATGGGAGAGAGAGGACAGTTTGAGACACCGGTCAACCCTTCAGTAGGGCTTATTATCGACGGAATTGATTTTTCCAATGTACCGTTGAGTGCTTCACTGTTTGACGTAAAGCAGATAGAGGTTCTTCGCGGTCCACAGGGAACAACATTCGGTGCCAATGCGCTTGCAGGGGTGATCAATGTTGAGACTAATGAACCGACGAATGAAGCGGGCGGACATCTTGAAACGACTATAGGGAACTACAATACTAGAGCTTTCGGTATAGCGCTCAATACACCGATAGTAGAGGATAAACTGCTTTCAAGATTTTCGATCTACAGTAATAAAAGTGACGGTTACATTACCAATACCTATCTGAACAGGGATGATACCAACAATATCGATGAACTGACAGCTAAAGGAAAACTGCGATGGATCGTCTCAGGCAACCATACGATAGACCTGACTTATATGCACACGGATATAAACAATGGATATGATGCTTTCAACAGGTTTAATACAAGAACATCTGAAGCGGATCAGCCAGGAAAAGATACACAGAAAACTGATGCAGTAGCGTTAGAGTCAACTTATCAGATAAAGCGTACCTATCATATGGTGACGTCACTCAGTTATAGTAGCTCAGACCTTGAGTACAGCTATGATGAGGACTGGACTGATGGGTGGAATTATGGAGGCTGGGATTCGACTGACCAGTATCTTAGAACCAAGAAACAATTTGATGTCGATCTGCGTCTTGTTTCCGATGAGGATGGCAAGCTCTTTAACGGTTCGACAGCCTGGACGATCGGTGCCTACTATAGAGAGTATAGTAGTGACCTTGTACGGAACTATACTTGGCTTACAGTACCTTTCAAAAGTTATTACGATGCAGAAAGTGTTGCAGTTTACGGTCAGCTTGATATTGAGGTGGCACCCAAGTGGATGCTTGTGACAGGCCTTCGTCTTGAACAGTGGAAGACAGATTACAGTGATTCTGAGAGCGTTATATTCAACGATACGGAAAACCTTGTAGGTGGGAAGATTGGTTTGGAGTACCATGAAAGTGAAACGGATCTGTATTATCTGACCTTTTCAAGAGGTTATAAACCAGGTGGATTCAATCCTGTAACAGACAGCAGCGGACTTCCTAAACGTTATGATACTGAAACACTGTGGAACATCGATCTTGGTGTGAATGGAACCTATCTGCAAGGCAAACTGCACAACAGATTGAATCTTTTCTATGGTAAACGGACAGATCAACAGGTAGGGACATATTATTCTTATTACAACCCTGTAACCGGTGCGGATAGGTTTTCCGACTATATTTTCAATGCACAAAAAGGTACTTATTATGGACTGGAAGAGAGTGTAGACTATATAGTAAATGAAAATCTGCTTCTTTTTGCAAGTCTTGGTCTGCTGCATGCTGAATTTGATGAGTTTTATAATCCGGTAGACGGAACAGTCAAGGATGGAAGAGCACCGGCACAATCACCAAAATATCAGTACAGTATTGGACTGGATTACATGTTCCTTGATAACTGGCGTTTTAAGACTTCGGTTGATGGAAGAGGTAGCTACTACTTCTCCAACGGACATGATGAAAAGTCTGACCCCTATGCACTGTGGAATGCAAGTATCGAGTATATGTATGGGAACTGGAGTGCAATCCTGTGGGGACGCAACCTGACTGATACGGACTATCAGACCAGAGGGTACTACTTTGATAACGGCTTTCCTGAAGGAGAGAGTCTATATACCCAGCAGGGTGATCCTTTGACATTCGGGTTTACACTATCATATGACTTCTAA
- the pnuC gene encoding nicotinamide riboside transporter PnuC, with protein sequence MDFSFESIGSAFVQMSGWEVAATLFGIAYVILAAKESQWAWPFAFVSTLIYTVIFWDGALVASSILNFYYMVMAVYGFILWKEDEKGVTLAISRWSLKHHLVFIILGIIGTAGLGYLTSTYAGAKFAYHDAFVMVFSGMATWMMAKKVLENWLYWMVIDSTAVVLYFKSGYLATIVLFVIYVILAFYGYVRWSKAYHAHQKNSA encoded by the coding sequence ATGGACTTCTCATTTGAGAGCATAGGTAGTGCCTTCGTACAGATGTCAGGTTGGGAAGTGGCTGCGACCCTGTTTGGCATCGCCTATGTGATCCTCGCGGCCAAAGAATCCCAGTGGGCATGGCCGTTCGCCTTTGTCAGTACACTTATCTACACGGTGATCTTCTGGGATGGGGCACTGGTGGCCTCTTCTATCCTCAACTTCTACTACATGGTCATGGCAGTCTACGGTTTCATACTTTGGAAAGAGGATGAGAAGGGCGTGACATTGGCGATCAGCCGGTGGTCGCTTAAACATCATTTGGTCTTTATTATACTCGGCATCATTGGTACGGCGGGTTTGGGCTATCTGACCTCCACCTATGCCGGAGCTAAGTTCGCCTACCACGATGCCTTTGTGATGGTATTCTCCGGCATGGCCACCTGGATGATGGCAAAAAAAGTGTTGGAGAACTGGCTCTACTGGATGGTGATCGACTCTACTGCTGTCGTGCTCTACTTCAAGTCCGGCTATCTGGCAACCATTGTACTTTTTGTAATCTATGTAATTCTGGCATTCTATGGCTATGTCCGCTGGAGTAAGGCATATCATGCACATCAAAAAAACTCTGCTTGA
- a CDS encoding thiamine-binding protein yields the protein MKISVDISMYPLKSEFEKPIAAFIEALAKERTVNIVCTELSTQIYGEYDTVMNLLNREIKAVFEKIPQSVFVIKLVGEDRKGCF from the coding sequence ATGAAGATCTCCGTAGATATCAGTATGTATCCGCTCAAAAGTGAGTTTGAAAAGCCTATTGCAGCATTCATCGAAGCTTTGGCAAAAGAGCGGACGGTCAACATCGTCTGTACGGAGTTAAGTACACAGATCTACGGTGAGTACGATACAGTTATGAATCTTCTCAACAGAGAGATCAAAGCGGTCTTTGAAAAGATCCCTCAGTCGGTTTTTGTCATCAAACTGGTTGGAGAAGACAGAAAGGGGTGTTTTTAA
- a CDS encoding thiazole synthase, which translates to MTKQMETNENGWQIGGKKLNSRMFIGSALYPSPAIMEESIRASGAQVVTVSLRRQGVNKEAGEGFWNIIRELDIQVLPNTAGCHSAKEAITIAQMAREVFGTNWIKLEVIGDQYNLQPDPYETVEAAKVLVKEGFEVFPYTTDDLVVAKKLVDAGCNILMPWGSPIGSGKGLMNPYSLKAIREAFPELPLIIDAGIGKPSHAIEAMELGYDGILLNSAVALAQDPVGMAEAFALAVKAGRMGYEAGAMQEREFASPSTPTVGTPFWHQNK; encoded by the coding sequence ATGACAAAACAGATGGAAACAAATGAAAACGGCTGGCAGATCGGCGGGAAGAAGTTGAACTCGAGAATGTTCATCGGTTCGGCACTCTATCCTTCACCTGCGATTATGGAAGAGTCTATCAGGGCTTCTGGGGCTCAGGTGGTGACAGTCTCGCTGCGCAGACAAGGGGTCAACAAAGAGGCGGGTGAAGGCTTTTGGAACATCATTCGTGAGTTGGATATTCAAGTACTGCCCAATACTGCCGGGTGCCACTCTGCCAAAGAGGCGATCACAATTGCCCAGATGGCAAGAGAAGTCTTTGGTACCAACTGGATCAAACTGGAGGTGATAGGTGACCAGTACAACCTTCAGCCAGATCCCTATGAGACGGTCGAGGCTGCGAAGGTACTGGTCAAAGAAGGCTTTGAGGTATTCCCCTATACGACGGATGATCTTGTTGTTGCCAAAAAACTGGTTGATGCAGGATGTAATATCCTGATGCCGTGGGGTTCGCCTATCGGTTCAGGCAAAGGGCTGATGAACCCATATAGCCTTAAAGCTATCCGTGAAGCGTTTCCCGAGTTGCCGCTGATTATCGATGCAGGGATAGGAAAACCCTCCCATGCCATAGAGGCAATGGAGCTTGGCTATGACGGTATTTTGCTTAACTCTGCTGTAGCATTGGCACAAGACCCTGTTGGCATGGCAGAAGCGTTTGCACTGGCAGTCAAAGCAGGGCGTATGGGTTATGAAGCAGGAGCGATGCAGGAGCGGGAATTCGCTTCTCCTTCCACTCCGACGGTGGGGACACCGTTTTGGCATCAGAACAAATAA
- a CDS encoding choline/ethanolamine kinase family protein yields the protein MHIKKTLLEHYSLFKDDPILSLDRLSSQGYCNDNYLASTLSHKQYLIRHFNQQGIDRRSEYRLQRLAGKKQLTAKPYFLDLSNDIMVTEFLSEGTHRKRLARYDLHHLALTVYKLHKLRFRAHRFNPRRSLVIKGKKLRNAVRCAERSANDDVLSHNDLNPLNILFGNRVKVIDWEYASINDRYFDLASVCEEFRLKKADEIYFLKRYFRHKVKIDQKKLEAYKIIYRSLCEQWFDMNTPPSL from the coding sequence ATGCACATCAAAAAAACTCTGCTTGAGCATTATTCTCTCTTTAAGGATGATCCGATTTTATCTTTGGATCGGCTTTCTTCTCAAGGATACTGCAACGACAACTACCTTGCAAGTACATTATCACACAAACAATACCTGATACGTCATTTCAATCAGCAGGGTATCGACAGAAGAAGTGAATATCGCTTGCAGCGTTTAGCCGGCAAAAAGCAGCTGACCGCCAAACCATATTTTTTAGATCTTTCAAACGATATTATGGTCACTGAGTTCCTTAGTGAAGGAACTCATAGGAAGAGACTTGCGAGATATGATCTTCACCATCTGGCGCTCACAGTGTACAAACTTCATAAATTAAGGTTTAGAGCACATCGGTTCAATCCCAGACGCTCCTTGGTTATAAAAGGAAAAAAGCTTCGAAATGCGGTGAGGTGTGCAGAACGATCAGCCAATGATGACGTACTCTCCCATAACGACCTCAATCCTTTGAATATACTTTTCGGAAACCGGGTAAAGGTGATCGATTGGGAATATGCGAGTATCAATGACAGATATTTTGACCTTGCATCCGTCTGCGAAGAGTTCCGTCTGAAGAAAGCAGATGAGATCTATTTTCTGAAAAGATATTTCAGGCATAAAGTGAAGATAGACCAAAAGAAGCTGGAAGCCTATAAGATAATC
- a CDS encoding FAD-dependent oxidoreductase → MNIAIAGAGLVGRVVALNLLQSGNHRITFFEKDSKEGVTAAGFTAAGMLAPFAEMETAESVIFELGHRSIALWPALLKEIGLFDGYQQKGTVITAHPQDMGELEHFIGMLQRKVDAAGSIEVLDRTKISKLEPDLYTHQKGFYIPSEGLVDAQRFMAFSVNYFDRYENVSIREYTPVEKIEAGKVYTKDSVEEFDWVFDTRGVGAKEYFKDLRGVRGEVMWVESNDIDISRPTRLMHPRYKLYIVPRGSGCEGIDLEYCKDCKLSQTTGYKRYIIGATEIESEDTSPISVRSSMELLSALYTVHPNFGEARVVNSETNCRPAFKDNLPRIENEKGLTRINGLYRHGYLLAPAIVEKALNEGLFQVKNEA, encoded by the coding sequence ATGAATATCGCCATCGCAGGTGCCGGACTGGTAGGAAGAGTGGTCGCCCTAAATCTGCTTCAATCCGGTAACCATAGGATCACTTTTTTTGAGAAAGACAGTAAAGAGGGGGTCACAGCAGCGGGTTTTACCGCAGCAGGAATGCTTGCTCCGTTTGCAGAAATGGAAACAGCAGAGTCAGTCATTTTTGAGCTTGGTCATCGCTCTATAGCACTTTGGCCCGCTCTGCTTAAGGAGATAGGACTTTTTGACGGGTACCAGCAAAAGGGTACAGTGATTACTGCCCATCCTCAGGATATGGGGGAGCTGGAGCATTTCATCGGAATGCTTCAGCGCAAAGTTGATGCTGCAGGCTCCATAGAGGTATTGGACAGAACAAAGATCAGTAAGCTTGAGCCTGACCTGTACACCCATCAAAAAGGTTTTTACATTCCGAGTGAAGGCTTGGTTGATGCACAGCGTTTCATGGCATTTTCTGTCAACTATTTTGACCGCTATGAGAATGTCAGTATTAGAGAATACACACCGGTTGAGAAGATAGAGGCTGGCAAAGTATATACTAAAGATAGTGTAGAGGAGTTTGACTGGGTATTCGATACCCGTGGTGTAGGTGCCAAAGAGTATTTCAAAGACCTGCGTGGTGTACGCGGTGAGGTTATGTGGGTGGAATCAAATGATATTGATATCTCCCGTCCAACCCGTCTGATGCATCCGCGTTACAAACTTTACATCGTACCAAGAGGCAGTGGTTGTGAAGGGATAGACTTGGAGTATTGTAAGGATTGTAAGCTTTCACAAACAACCGGCTACAAGCGTTATATCATCGGGGCAACTGAAATAGAGAGTGAAGATACTTCACCTATTTCAGTACGTTCCAGTATGGAACTGCTTTCAGCACTCTATACGGTTCATCCTAACTTCGGAGAAGCACGTGTGGTCAATTCCGAGACCAACTGCCGTCCGGCATTCAAAGACAACCTGCCGCGCATCGAGAATGAAAAAGGCCTGACCCGTATCAACGGGCTATACAGACATGGTTATCTGCTGGCACCGGCGATTGTGGAAAAAGCCCTGAATGAAGGGCTTTTTCAAGTGAAGAATGAAGCGTAA
- the thiD gene encoding bifunctional hydroxymethylpyrimidine kinase/phosphomethylpyrimidine kinase → MVSDHTPTVLTIAGFDPYGGAGILIDTKTIHALNGYAVSATTALTAQNSKGVSGVEAVSAKMLRLQLTTLLDDLKVDAVKIGMLANAALIKVVSEMIERYQLGNVVLDPVLVSSSGQILLEHNAIEMMVNDLFPLCTLVTPNLNETNVLLRSEFKGTAKEVPQMAQGLLDLGVRNVLLKGGHTIEEKAVDHLVEDASITRFSTQRVKTTHTHGTGCFLSSAIATCLAQGESLTESVKRSKEFLYTRLQQADSLQLAYHTIDTNRKEPIF, encoded by the coding sequence ATGGTATCTGATCACACTCCGACAGTTCTGACGATCGCAGGATTTGACCCATATGGGGGTGCGGGCATATTGATTGATACCAAGACGATCCATGCACTCAACGGCTATGCTGTCAGTGCAACCACTGCGCTTACGGCACAAAATTCCAAAGGTGTGAGTGGAGTCGAAGCAGTTTCTGCCAAGATGCTTCGCCTGCAGCTTACAACCCTCTTGGATGATCTGAAGGTCGATGCAGTCAAAATAGGCATGCTTGCCAATGCTGCATTGATCAAGGTTGTTTCAGAGATGATTGAGCGCTATCAGCTTGGCAATGTCGTGCTTGACCCTGTGCTTGTAAGCTCCAGCGGACAGATACTTTTGGAACACAATGCAATTGAGATGATGGTCAATGACCTGTTCCCTCTCTGTACGCTGGTAACTCCAAACCTGAATGAAACCAATGTACTGTTACGGTCTGAGTTTAAGGGGACAGCCAAAGAGGTACCCCAGATGGCACAGGGACTTTTGGATCTTGGTGTACGGAACGTACTGCTTAAAGGAGGACACACCATAGAAGAAAAAGCGGTAGATCATCTGGTGGAAGATGCAAGTATTACCCGTTTTAGTACCCAACGTGTAAAAACGACACATACGCATGGAACAGGCTGTTTTCTCTCATCAGCCATCGCTACCTGTTTGGCACAGGGAGAAAGTCTTACCGAGAGTGTGAAACGCTCAAAAGAGTTCCTTTACACAAGGCTGCAACAGGCAGATTCGTTACAGCTTGCGTATCATACTATTGATACAAATAGAAAAGAACCTATTTTTTGA
- the thiE gene encoding thiamine phosphate synthase, which translates to MEYQKEKRMRFPDCGDRPIGIYPVVDRTEKLRPLYECGITTAQLRIKDMQGMELENEIVEAIKVSREFDVRFFVNDYWELAVKHQAYGIHLGQEDIQEADVQAILDAGIRLGISTHTPKEIDIALGFEPSYLAIGPVFEPISKELTYDPVGIDLLKRWAEHVEYPVVAIGGITIDNIKEVAQTKAASGIAMISGVLEGNNVSKEKTGALIGVFEAYGI; encoded by the coding sequence ATGGAATATCAAAAGGAGAAACGTATGCGATTTCCGGACTGCGGTGACAGACCGATTGGGATCTATCCGGTTGTAGACAGAACCGAAAAACTCAGACCGCTTTATGAGTGCGGCATTACTACAGCACAACTGCGTATCAAAGATATGCAGGGCATGGAGCTGGAGAATGAGATCGTAGAGGCTATAAAAGTATCAAGAGAATTTGATGTAAGGTTTTTTGTCAATGACTACTGGGAGCTTGCTGTTAAACATCAGGCATATGGTATCCATCTGGGACAGGAAGATATTCAGGAAGCAGATGTTCAAGCTATACTTGATGCCGGTATCCGTCTTGGTATCAGTACCCATACTCCCAAAGAGATCGATATTGCACTTGGTTTTGAACCTTCGTATCTTGCAATTGGACCGGTTTTCGAACCGATCTCAAAAGAGTTGACCTATGATCCTGTCGGTATAGATCTTCTGAAACGCTGGGCAGAGCATGTAGAGTATCCTGTGGTGGCCATAGGAGGAATTACAATTGACAATATCAAAGAGGTTGCACAGACCAAAGCTGCCAGCGGGATTGCAATGATCTCAGGGGTACTTGAGGGTAATAATGTTTCAAAAGAGAAGACGGGAGCACTTATTGGGGTATTCGAGGCTTATGGTATCTGA
- the thiS gene encoding sulfur carrier protein ThiS has translation MNITVNGESKELEESVTVATLMDQLGYTGNIGAVAVNMSFIPSDKYRETVLKEGDEVEILAPVCGG, from the coding sequence ATGAATATTACAGTTAATGGTGAAAGTAAAGAGCTTGAAGAGAGCGTAACCGTTGCTACACTTATGGACCAGCTTGGCTACACCGGCAATATCGGTGCAGTGGCGGTCAATATGAGCTTCATCCCATCGGATAAATACCGGGAGACGGTATTGAAAGAGGGGGATGAGGTGGAGATACTTGCTCCGGTTTGTGGTGGTTGA